The Thermovibrio guaymasensis genomic interval GGGCTTTCTCCTTTCAGCCTCCGGAACCCACCCTTTTGCCAAACCTGAAAGTGTTAGAGTAACTAAAAATGATAGGTACCTTAGATTACTTGAAGAGTTTCAGGAGATTTTAAGGAACTTTTTAATTTACGGACTTCACATTCATGTAGGTTTTCCAGATGAAGAGAGCATGATAAATGCCTATAACGTTTTTGTTGAGTACTCTCCACTCTTCCTTGCCCTATCTGTCTCCTCTCCTTTCTTTAGGGGGAGGAATACGGGGATTTACTCTTACAGGAGCAAACTCTTTGAGCAACTTCCAAGGGCAGGTGTTCCGCAGCAGTTTTCTTCGTATGAGGAGTTTCTTGATCTCTTTTCTATCTTAAAGGAGACCCAAACAGTTGAGGGTTTAAAGGACGTGTGGTGGGACGTAAGGCCGAGGCCGGATTTTGGGACTGTTGAGCTCAGGATTTGTGATTCTATCCCTTCAAAAGAGAGAATTGCCGGCCTTTTAAACCTTGCAGTTATGTTAGGTTCTCTCTCCTTTAAGGAGAGGCTCTCTCCCTACTACCACCAGGTCCACCTTCAGAATAGGTGGAGTGCAGCCCGTTACGGCATAAACGGTTACTTCATAGATAGGGGTAGAAAGGTAAAAGTGGGAACAAAGCTCCTTGAAATTGTAAGTAGTTTTACCAAGCACTTTGGGGGGCTGAGGGAAGGAGCTAGGACCCTTGAGAAGTTGACTACAGAGCCGACTTTGGCTGAGCTTCAGGTTGAAGCTTTTAAGAGGAGTGGAGATTTAAAACCACTTGTTAAGCTTTCCCTTTTGGAGGTTTAAAGTTGAAAGGAGCTGTAGCTGCAGGAGATAGACTTACAGCAGAGGCGGCCGCTGAAGTTTTAAGGGCTGGAGGAAACGCCTTTGACGCAGCTGTTGCCGCAGCTTTTGCCTCTCCAATGTGTGAACCAGCCTTAACGTCTGCAGGTGGTGGAGGATTCCTCCTAGCAGTTTCTCCCGATCAACCACCGGTTCTTTACGACTTCTTCGTTGACGTTCCTCCAAAGAGGATAGATAACCCTAACTTTTACCCTATAACTGTTGATTTCGGTGACGCAAAGCAGGTTTTCCATATCGGTGCCGGTTCTGTGGCGGTTCCCGGTTTTGTTGCAGGCCTTTTGAGGGTTCACTCTGAAAAGGGAAGGCTCCCTTTAAAGGAGGTTCTCTCTCCTGCACTTTCCTACGCAAGGAGAGGAGTTTACCTCTCTCCTACTCAGGCCTCTTTTGTAAAGCTCTTAGAGCCTATCTTCACTGCAACTTCTTACTCAAGGAAGGTCTTTGCTCCAGGAGGAAAGTTAATAGATGAGAGGACCCTTTTTAAAAATTCAGACTATGCCAATTTCCTTGAGCTCTTAATAGAAGAAGGTCAATGGGCTTTTTACGAGGGAGAGATTGCCGACGCTATAGAGAGGGTTTCGGTTGAAGAGGGTGGACTTATAAGGAAGGAGGACCTTGAGAGGTATAAAGTTGTTGAGAGGAGGCCTCTTTCCTTTCAATTTAAGGGTAGAGAAGTCCTTACAAATCCCCCTCCCTCTTCTGGAGGAATTTTAGTAGCTTTTACTCTCAGCCTCCTTGAAAAGACCGATTTGAGTAGGTGGGGTTTTCTTGAGCACCTTTCTTCCTTAATTGAGGCTATGGCAACGACCGAAGTTTTCAGGGAGAAGTTCGTTAATGGCCACCTCCATGACGAAAACCTTGAGGACCTGTTAAGTAGGGAAGAGGTTACTTCAACCTATGAACGCTTATTTAACATGAGGCTAAACTTGTGGGGTAATACTACCCACGTTAGCGTTCTTGATAGTGAAGGTAACGGGGTTTCAATGACTACAACCAACGGTGAAGGTTCTGGAGTTGTAGTTCCT includes:
- a CDS encoding carboxylate-amine ligase, which translates into the protein MKFSPSKPLTVGFELEVQIVNSSDFSLKSSSSEIFRSISSSLIQKEFLDSMLEFVSSPHETPESAVEEVFNEVKRVLDLGRKRGFLLSASGTHPFAKPESVRVTKNDRYLRLLEEFQEILRNFLIYGLHIHVGFPDEESMINAYNVFVEYSPLFLALSVSSPFFRGRNTGIYSYRSKLFEQLPRAGVPQQFSSYEEFLDLFSILKETQTVEGLKDVWWDVRPRPDFGTVELRICDSIPSKERIAGLLNLAVMLGSLSFKERLSPYYHQVHLQNRWSAARYGINGYFIDRGRKVKVGTKLLEIVSSFTKHFGGLREGARTLEKLTTEPTLAELQVEAFKRSGDLKPLVKLSLLEV
- a CDS encoding gamma-glutamyltransferase family protein; translation: MKGAVAAGDRLTAEAAAEVLRAGGNAFDAAVAAAFASPMCEPALTSAGGGGFLLAVSPDQPPVLYDFFVDVPPKRIDNPNFYPITVDFGDAKQVFHIGAGSVAVPGFVAGLLRVHSEKGRLPLKEVLSPALSYARRGVYLSPTQASFVKLLEPIFTATSYSRKVFAPGGKLIDERTLFKNSDYANFLELLIEEGQWAFYEGEIADAIERVSVEEGGLIRKEDLERYKVVERRPLSFQFKGREVLTNPPPSSGGILVAFTLSLLEKTDLSRWGFLEHLSSLIEAMATTEVFREKFVNGHLHDENLEDLLSREEVTSTYERLFNMRLNLWGNTTHVSVLDSEGNGVSMTTTNGEGSGVVVPGTGVMLNNMLGEEDLNPRGFFKWPPYVRLPSMMSPTAVVATSGVELLLGSAGSNRIRSAIVNVILNYIVFKFSVEESIELPRVHYEKGRVFIEPGYDESLLNVLKEHYRLVQFRERNMFFGGVQAVDFNYRGKGDPRRGGVFLRV